In one window of Pseudobdellovibrionaceae bacterium DNA:
- a CDS encoding biopolymer transporter ExbD yields the protein MGAKIGGDQDAPIAEINIVPFVDIILVVLIIFMVTTPFIVKPSININLPKAASGEDTTPSSMNITVAKDGSVLLNGRAASDDEITAFSKKSLADNPTTQAIISADQDVPHGRVVQLIDIVKSAGITKFAISIDKK from the coding sequence ATGGGAGCCAAAATTGGTGGTGATCAAGATGCCCCAATAGCTGAGATCAATATCGTTCCGTTTGTAGATATTATTTTAGTTGTGCTCATTATTTTTATGGTCACAACGCCATTTATCGTTAAACCAAGTATCAATATTAACCTACCAAAAGCAGCCAGTGGCGAAGACACAACGCCATCATCGATGAACATCACGGTGGCAAAAGATGGGTCCGTACTCCTTAACGGCCGAGCGGCAAGCGATGATGAAATTACAGCCTTTAGCAAAAAATCATTGGCCGACAATCCAACCACGCAGGCCATTATTTCTGCCGATCAAGATGTGCCACACGGACGGGTTGTTCAATTGATCGATATTGTAAAATCAGCGGGCATCACCAAATTTGCCATTTCCATCGACAAAAAATAG
- the lipB gene encoding lipoyl(octanoyl) transferase LipB, producing the protein MPTLSRLDWGEIDYSLAYKQQLALVDQRARDEIKDTVVFCSHPPVVTLGRGATSDDLCGWTGNVVKTSRGGRATYHGPNQLVIYPIIYLKKRDLHSYLRVLEKTTIEALAAYSIQSEIRTTESFDGQGRKLLLTGVWIDNKKVASIGIAVKKWVTYHGIAINLREDPLAFTGIKPCGFGTDVMTHLPVEVPDFETKWLDALARVGEDQLFFVDGNGKFGDAR; encoded by the coding sequence GTGCCAACGCTTAGTCGATTGGACTGGGGCGAGATAGATTATTCGCTGGCGTACAAGCAACAATTGGCCCTGGTGGATCAACGCGCTCGCGATGAAATTAAAGATACGGTGGTATTTTGTAGTCATCCACCGGTCGTCACATTGGGAAGAGGTGCTACCTCTGACGATCTATGTGGTTGGACCGGTAACGTCGTAAAAACCAGTCGGGGTGGCCGAGCCACTTATCATGGGCCCAATCAATTGGTGATTTACCCTATCATCTATTTAAAAAAACGAGATTTGCATTCTTATCTACGAGTATTAGAAAAAACGACCATTGAGGCTCTGGCAGCGTATTCTATTCAGTCAGAGATTCGAACCACTGAAAGCTTTGATGGCCAAGGTCGAAAACTTCTCCTCACTGGAGTTTGGATAGATAACAAAAAGGTAGCATCCATCGGAATAGCCGTAAAAAAATGGGTGACCTATCACGGTATAGCCATAAACCTAAGAGAAGATCCCTTGGCCTTTACTGGGATTAAACCCTGTGGGTTCGGCACAGATGTGATGACGCATTTACCAGTGGAAGTGCCAGATTTCGAGACAAAGTGGCTCGATGCCTTGGCTCGGGTTGGGGAGGATCAACTATTTTTTGTCGATGGAAATGGCAAATTTGGTGATGCCCGCTGA
- the sfsA gene encoding DNA/RNA nuclease SfsA, with product MKFEDPINDGLFLKRYKRFFADIQQGSEVLTAHVPNTGSMKGLLESHVPCRYTTNDDPKRKLKYTLQMLKTKNSWVGVNTHLSNQLVWEAWAEKRIPHWQAFTHAQKEVKLHAKTRIDMVLWNNLESPDVPEKITTEDFSSGKFHFVEIKNVTLAKGSQAQFPDAVTTRGQKHLEELMAVIEQGHTAEIVFTVQRTDCTSFSPADDIDPRYGELLRLDRDSGLLISAYAVEFQGDGIRLNTHSPLPCEF from the coding sequence ATGAAATTCGAAGATCCGATAAATGACGGTCTTTTTCTCAAACGCTATAAACGGTTTTTTGCAGACATCCAACAAGGCTCAGAGGTGCTCACCGCCCACGTCCCCAATACCGGTAGCATGAAGGGACTTTTAGAATCTCATGTGCCCTGTCGCTACACCACTAATGATGATCCTAAAAGAAAGCTCAAGTACACCCTTCAAATGTTAAAAACAAAAAATTCGTGGGTGGGCGTGAACACCCATTTGTCGAATCAGTTGGTCTGGGAAGCCTGGGCTGAAAAGCGCATACCCCATTGGCAGGCCTTTACTCACGCACAAAAAGAAGTGAAGCTACACGCTAAAACCCGCATAGACATGGTTTTATGGAACAACCTGGAGTCTCCGGATGTGCCAGAAAAAATCACCACCGAAGATTTTTCTTCAGGTAAGTTTCATTTTGTAGAAATCAAGAATGTCACTTTGGCCAAGGGCTCACAGGCCCAGTTTCCCGACGCGGTCACCACAAGAGGTCAAAAGCATTTGGAAGAATTAATGGCTGTTATTGAGCAAGGACACACGGCAGAAATTGTGTTTACTGTTCAGCGCACAGACTGCACTTCTTTTTCACCAGCAGATGATATCGATCCCCGTTACGGAGAACTTTTAAGACTAGACCGAGATAGCGGTCTTTTAATCTCAGCCTATGCTGTGGAATTTCAGGGAGACGGCATTCGATTGAATACTCATTCTCCCCTGCCGTGTGAGTTTTGA
- a CDS encoding 2-oxo acid dehydrogenase subunit E2 → MATQEVKLPEIGEGVTEGEMVQWLVAVGDTVEADQPIAEVMTDKATVEVPSPIAGVVKELKVSEGDVVPVETTMLILDATAGATASAPKAKSAVEAPASPAPAPAAMPQPVVAVGAMDVHPPVAASHVLATPGTRRLARELTVDLNTLPGTGLAGRVTRDDVLKAASTQGAGATMASRPSMPMPSPQAYRGPVGAAEERVPLRGIRRKIAEQMQMTKQIVPHFTIMDEANVTELVRVRNQSKAAGDSMGVKVTYLPFVMKALIATLREFPMFNASIDDASQEVVYKKYFNIGFAADTPNGLLVPVVKDADQKTILQLSQEINDLASKARAGKIGLEDMKGATITITNIGSVGGTYATPIINHPEVAILGMYKMTDKPVFKDGKFKAAKVMNFTATCDHRLIDGAVAANFLKAFIDRVENPSRLLLDMI, encoded by the coding sequence ATGGCAACTCAGGAAGTTAAGTTACCAGAAATTGGCGAGGGAGTTACAGAAGGCGAAATGGTTCAGTGGCTGGTCGCTGTAGGAGACACAGTGGAGGCCGATCAACCCATTGCAGAGGTGATGACTGACAAAGCCACAGTGGAAGTCCCATCTCCCATTGCCGGAGTTGTGAAAGAATTGAAAGTCAGCGAGGGTGATGTGGTGCCCGTGGAAACAACCATGTTGATCCTCGATGCCACTGCTGGAGCCACGGCTTCGGCACCTAAGGCAAAGTCCGCTGTGGAAGCACCGGCTTCACCAGCTCCAGCGCCCGCGGCGATGCCTCAGCCCGTGGTCGCTGTCGGTGCGATGGATGTGCATCCGCCAGTGGCGGCAAGTCATGTATTGGCCACTCCGGGTACACGGCGCTTGGCCCGTGAATTGACTGTTGATTTAAACACATTGCCAGGCACAGGATTAGCAGGGCGTGTGACCCGCGATGACGTATTGAAGGCCGCAAGTACGCAAGGGGCTGGAGCCACTATGGCCAGTCGCCCCTCTATGCCAATGCCTTCGCCTCAGGCCTACAGAGGACCTGTTGGTGCAGCTGAGGAAAGAGTACCCCTGCGCGGTATTCGTCGAAAAATTGCTGAACAAATGCAAATGACCAAACAAATTGTGCCTCACTTTACAATCATGGATGAAGCCAATGTCACTGAGCTGGTGCGTGTTCGCAATCAATCAAAGGCTGCAGGCGATAGCATGGGTGTGAAAGTGACCTATTTGCCTTTTGTGATGAAGGCGTTGATTGCCACTCTTCGCGAGTTCCCCATGTTCAACGCCAGCATTGATGATGCCTCACAAGAAGTTGTTTATAAAAAATATTTTAACATTGGATTTGCGGCTGACACACCAAACGGCCTGCTTGTTCCGGTTGTGAAAGATGCCGACCAAAAAACCATTCTTCAGTTAAGCCAAGAAATTAACGATCTCGCTTCAAAAGCGCGGGCAGGTAAAATTGGCCTTGAAGATATGAAGGGTGCAACAATTACCATTACAAATATCGGCAGCGTTGGTGGCACCTATGCTACGCCAATTATCAATCATCCCGAAGTGGCTATTCTTGGTATGTACAAGATGACTGATAAACCAGTTTTTAAAGACGGCAAGTTTAAAGCTGCAAAGGTGATGAATTTTACCGCCACATGTGATCACCGTCTGATTGACGGGGCCGTTGCGGCAAACTTTCTAAAAGCCTTTATTGATCGAGTGGAAAATCCCAGTCGACTGCTGTTGGATATGATTTAA
- the lipA gene encoding lipoyl synthase encodes MQAQALRAKPQWLKVKAPAGENYLNIKDLLKSLNLATVCQEARCPNMGECWGGGTATFMLMGEVCTRGCRFCSVKTGNPKGAIDPDEPQKVGYAISQMSLDYVVLTSVDRDDLPDEGADHFARTVEVIKANNPSMLVEVLTPDFKGNEAFIGRIVDAQPDVFAHNVETVERLQKRVRDPRAGYSQSLRVLECVKEKDPTRFTKTSLMLGLGETEDEIMAALQDLRNVGCDVVTFGQYLQPTKLKLKVEKFYTPDEFKYWQRVAEGMGFLYVASGPLVRSSYRAGEFFIKGVIEKRKQQSRGE; translated from the coding sequence ATGCAGGCTCAGGCATTGCGCGCCAAACCACAGTGGCTGAAGGTGAAGGCCCCAGCTGGCGAAAATTATCTAAACATAAAAGATCTTCTTAAATCTTTGAATCTGGCAACGGTTTGTCAAGAAGCCCGCTGCCCGAACATGGGTGAGTGCTGGGGCGGCGGTACCGCCACCTTTATGCTGATGGGCGAGGTCTGTACACGGGGTTGTCGGTTTTGCTCTGTGAAGACCGGAAATCCAAAGGGCGCCATTGATCCTGACGAGCCGCAGAAAGTGGGCTATGCCATTTCGCAAATGTCCTTAGATTACGTCGTGCTCACCAGCGTCGATCGAGATGACCTCCCTGATGAGGGTGCAGATCATTTTGCTCGCACCGTGGAAGTGATCAAGGCCAATAATCCTTCGATGTTGGTTGAGGTTTTGACTCCGGATTTTAAGGGCAACGAAGCCTTTATTGGGCGAATTGTGGATGCGCAGCCGGATGTGTTTGCTCACAACGTAGAAACTGTTGAGCGACTGCAAAAGCGGGTGCGAGACCCACGGGCGGGATACAGTCAGTCGCTTCGGGTTCTCGAGTGTGTCAAAGAAAAAGACCCCACTCGATTTACAAAAACCTCTTTGATGTTGGGTCTAGGTGAGACCGAAGACGAAATCATGGCCGCTTTGCAAGACTTGCGAAATGTGGGCTGCGACGTGGTGACCTTTGGACAATACTTACAGCCAACTAAACTAAAACTTAAAGTGGAAAAGTTTTATACTCCTGATGAATTTAAATATTGGCAGCGTGTGGCTGAGGGCATGGGATTTCTTTATGTGGCCAGCGGCCCTTTGGTTCGAAGCTCTTATCGAGCGGGTGAGTTTTTTATTAAAGGTGTAATTGAAAAAAGAAAACAACAAAGTCGGGGTGAATAA
- a CDS encoding FHA domain-containing protein, whose protein sequence is MSRILVSKHGMEVGQLQLVDGQEYLVGRGDTCDFVLESYKGLSRQHLKFYQGDDGTWAVQLVSRYGGLLFDGNPVEQINLDADTTFVVSPYEFKFELIDMPSAVSEVSAPMDQSDFNTNPSMMTREPSFDSAADTPPPDVFEDTIAGVRTEVAYLRVKTTSSEVEEIFRLDGESWIAGRDESCEICLNHLNISRQHFEIYYEDSQYFIKDLGSSNGTIVNGKAVSSDAPVKLESNDIISIKNIMITFEIRNPRFDNMLQTIPQEMMQFEQQMPGSQPLPAAVRMPPGGDYGLTPSLPAKMSRNTMIRIGLGALAVIIVVVGLMDDEKPSGEKDGGSEKPKLTEQQIAEVKHLLNLAQSSYESQSFALCVSNLDRLHEISGSYLNSRDLLKTCQQAILIQSEQEEIARQQELQLQQQQRLQTVIQGCSSRMQSFNDVAEFDSCVLEVTSLDPENAEVARLRQELEQKFSQIEASKQNQLHRSRLKQQGISVFNKAKGYEQNKDYKKAIATFNQYLTAQYPDQGPRENEARRSLASVEREFETLVKQAIHDCRALIDEKKFKEAYFSCVKAQEVDRNNPDIENLKTKANNELNKHLRVLYQDASLEESMGHIEKAKVLYNQILDQSIPSKDIRSFHQRAKTKLRRINGDT, encoded by the coding sequence ATGAGTCGCATATTGGTCTCAAAACATGGTATGGAAGTTGGCCAACTCCAGTTGGTTGATGGACAGGAGTACCTTGTTGGTCGAGGCGACACATGTGACTTTGTTCTAGAAAGCTACAAAGGTCTATCAAGACAACATCTAAAATTTTATCAAGGCGACGACGGCACATGGGCCGTGCAGTTGGTTTCTCGATACGGTGGTCTTCTTTTTGACGGAAACCCTGTGGAGCAAATTAATCTCGATGCTGATACCACTTTTGTAGTGTCTCCCTATGAATTCAAGTTTGAGCTAATCGACATGCCCAGTGCTGTGTCTGAAGTGTCTGCTCCAATGGACCAATCAGACTTCAACACAAACCCATCGATGATGACTCGTGAACCTAGTTTTGACTCTGCAGCAGATACACCGCCGCCAGATGTTTTTGAAGATACCATTGCCGGAGTCCGAACCGAGGTGGCCTATTTACGTGTAAAAACCACTTCATCTGAAGTGGAAGAGATTTTCAGACTTGATGGCGAGTCTTGGATTGCCGGCCGCGATGAGTCCTGTGAAATATGCCTCAATCATCTTAACATCAGTCGTCAACATTTTGAAATCTACTACGAAGACAGCCAATATTTCATCAAAGACCTTGGCAGCTCCAACGGAACTATTGTCAATGGGAAAGCTGTCTCTTCCGACGCCCCCGTTAAACTCGAGAGTAATGATATTATTTCTATAAAAAATATCATGATCACGTTCGAAATTCGCAATCCGCGATTTGACAATATGTTGCAAACCATTCCACAGGAGATGATGCAATTTGAACAACAAATGCCTGGGTCACAGCCACTCCCTGCCGCAGTGAGAATGCCTCCGGGTGGAGACTACGGACTGACCCCATCGCTGCCGGCCAAAATGTCGCGAAATACGATGATTCGAATCGGTCTGGGCGCGTTGGCCGTTATCATTGTTGTTGTGGGTCTTATGGATGACGAAAAACCAAGCGGCGAGAAAGACGGCGGGTCCGAGAAGCCCAAACTCACCGAACAGCAGATTGCTGAGGTGAAGCATCTCCTTAACCTTGCCCAATCAAGTTATGAAAGTCAGTCTTTTGCTCTCTGCGTGAGTAACCTGGATCGCCTGCATGAGATATCGGGCTCTTATCTCAATTCGAGAGACCTTCTAAAAACTTGCCAGCAGGCGATTCTCATTCAGAGTGAACAGGAAGAAATCGCCCGACAACAAGAGCTGCAACTTCAACAACAACAAAGACTTCAAACTGTTATTCAAGGCTGCTCAAGTCGCATGCAAAGCTTTAACGATGTGGCGGAGTTCGACTCATGTGTTTTGGAAGTGACATCACTGGACCCTGAGAATGCTGAGGTGGCGCGGTTACGACAAGAACTTGAACAAAAGTTCAGCCAGATTGAGGCTTCAAAACAAAACCAACTCCATCGATCTCGGCTAAAACAACAGGGTATTTCTGTATTTAACAAAGCCAAAGGTTACGAACAAAATAAAGACTACAAAAAAGCCATTGCCACTTTCAACCAATATTTGACGGCGCAATACCCCGACCAGGGCCCGCGAGAAAATGAAGCTCGCCGGAGCCTCGCCAGCGTGGAGCGAGAGTTTGAAACTCTTGTTAAACAAGCTATCCACGACTGCCGAGCCCTGATAGATGAAAAGAAATTCAAGGAGGCTTACTTTTCTTGCGTCAAAGCCCAGGAAGTGGATCGAAACAACCCGGACATTGAAAACCTAAAAACAAAGGCCAACAACGAACTCAACAAGCACCTTCGCGTGCTTTACCAAGATGCATCCCTTGAAGAAAGTATGGGGCACATTGAAAAGGCCAAAGTTTTATACAATCAAATTTTGGACCAGTCGATTCCGTCTAAAGACATTCGCAGCTTTCACCAAAGAGCCAAAACTAAACTTCGGCGAATCAACGGAGACACCTGA
- a CDS encoding sulfatase-like hydrolase/transferase: protein MKGKRVAQYCWSALAVLWAVLSLMACEMTVSDKPSVLVIAVDSLGANQLTCQSAGADYNVTSGFEEMCQDSVRFSHAFTPSTLAQPALISLLTGKYPLSHGVWHNGSQFLSAATKTVQEEAVREGYHTALFSGGPPIWKKSGVAQGFEVFDDLFVPEVGAIYQPAEKTMAHLLWWLDHRVGYRPFFSIVFLPDLQFVNSATRTDSGELRSKTFASQLAEVDESLGDLVSALKKRNRWDNTYVVLAGLNGYLEQRRKDDTVAVNLSGQNTQVALLFKPARKRRDAGIHWKVDTNVSLADVGATLYDIVGAVPSETQQTEKFKVISLLPALQKPQQIWPVDRPILIESSWSAWRFDSEPRLALRMGHYLYIHDNETKLYNTLIDPYEIHPMKPSDPMWSKVNGESQQLFTDLGFSPWANLDSKTLVKDKFARSIFGPRANQQEAKHDWLAHLKQWPDDAEMAHWLAWVALESEDWEYLEDVGKIYNQSLWKYVGRFHQKLKRPRLNDKCDQLFNSKELPTSHRPSEGCDDQLFVALLKWVFAEGKPAELAAQEDFLRQYGQQAISREIQMANNFNGNIWDVRVLDNEWPSRTDFYLTLPNAKKQRVIAERRFGEF, encoded by the coding sequence ATGAAAGGCAAAAGAGTGGCCCAATATTGCTGGTCAGCGTTAGCGGTCCTTTGGGCTGTTTTGTCACTCATGGCTTGCGAGATGACTGTATCTGATAAGCCATCTGTATTGGTGATAGCCGTAGATTCTTTGGGTGCGAATCAGCTAACCTGTCAATCCGCGGGGGCAGACTACAATGTGACCTCCGGGTTTGAAGAAATGTGTCAAGATTCGGTGCGATTCTCGCACGCCTTCACCCCTTCCACATTGGCACAGCCAGCTTTGATATCGTTGCTCACCGGGAAATATCCACTTTCACACGGCGTCTGGCATAATGGCTCACAGTTTTTATCTGCAGCGACAAAGACCGTGCAAGAAGAGGCCGTCCGCGAGGGTTATCACACAGCTCTGTTCTCTGGGGGGCCCCCAATTTGGAAAAAATCTGGAGTCGCACAAGGTTTTGAAGTGTTCGATGATCTGTTCGTCCCAGAGGTTGGAGCCATCTATCAACCCGCAGAGAAAACCATGGCCCATCTACTTTGGTGGCTTGATCATCGGGTAGGGTACCGTCCGTTTTTTTCTATCGTGTTTTTGCCTGATCTTCAGTTTGTAAATTCAGCAACTCGAACGGATTCAGGGGAGTTACGAAGCAAAACTTTTGCAAGCCAATTGGCCGAAGTGGATGAGTCGCTGGGTGATCTGGTGTCGGCGCTAAAAAAGCGAAATCGCTGGGACAACACCTACGTTGTACTGGCCGGCCTGAATGGGTATTTGGAGCAACGAAGAAAAGACGACACCGTGGCTGTCAACCTATCCGGACAGAATACACAAGTGGCCCTTCTTTTTAAGCCGGCTCGCAAACGCCGAGATGCAGGTATACATTGGAAGGTGGACACCAACGTTAGTTTAGCCGACGTGGGCGCCACACTCTATGACATCGTCGGTGCAGTTCCTAGTGAAACACAGCAGACTGAAAAGTTTAAAGTGATCTCTTTATTGCCAGCCTTGCAGAAGCCGCAACAGATTTGGCCTGTTGATCGACCCATTCTTATTGAATCGTCTTGGTCAGCGTGGCGTTTTGATTCAGAGCCACGTTTAGCTCTGCGTATGGGTCACTATTTGTATATTCACGACAACGAAACAAAACTCTACAACACTCTCATAGATCCTTACGAGATTCATCCAATGAAACCTTCAGATCCTATGTGGTCAAAGGTTAATGGAGAATCGCAGCAGTTGTTCACTGATCTGGGATTTTCACCATGGGCGAATTTAGACAGCAAAACTCTTGTGAAAGATAAATTTGCTAGGTCCATTTTTGGACCCCGAGCTAATCAACAAGAAGCAAAGCACGACTGGTTGGCTCATCTCAAACAGTGGCCAGACGATGCCGAAATGGCCCATTGGTTGGCATGGGTGGCGTTGGAGAGCGAAGATTGGGAGTATCTGGAGGACGTTGGAAAGATCTATAACCAATCACTTTGGAAATACGTGGGAAGATTTCATCAAAAGCTTAAGCGACCTCGCCTTAATGATAAATGTGACCAACTTTTTAACTCGAAAGAACTACCGACATCTCACCGCCCGTCTGAGGGATGTGATGATCAATTATTTGTGGCCCTTTTAAAATGGGTATTTGCTGAGGGTAAGCCGGCGGAGTTGGCGGCCCAAGAGGATTTTTTGCGGCAATATGGCCAGCAGGCCATTTCGCGTGAAATACAAATGGCAAATAATTTTAATGGCAACATATGGGATGTGCGAGTTTTGGACAATGAGTGGCCCTCTCGAACGGATTTTTATCTCACACTGCCAAATGCAAAAAAGCAAAGGGTCATTGCCGAGCGTAGGTTCGGAGAGTTTTAA
- a CDS encoding MotA/TolQ/ExbB proton channel family protein, with protein sequence MLTDKFFVIAELGHDATLWLLLLLSVMSIASIFERFMSLRPLKSRSKKIAELMQDAIRSNSLKDIKDMSKDRDSVEGRALAYGLRHLEDNGVPGLEEVFDSYALTERPRLERYLNFLATVGANAPFIGLLGTVFGIMDAFRELASSQGDATLVMVGISKALVATAVGLLVAIPAVISYNYFQREVRGIFQNLESAKSLCLAYAKTLKGA encoded by the coding sequence ATGTTAACAGACAAGTTTTTTGTCATTGCTGAATTGGGCCACGACGCCACGTTATGGCTATTATTGCTTTTAAGCGTTATGAGCATTGCTTCCATTTTTGAAAGATTCATGTCGCTGCGACCATTAAAAAGCCGTAGCAAAAAAATCGCTGAACTGATGCAAGATGCCATTCGCAGCAACAGCCTAAAAGATATCAAAGACATGAGTAAAGATCGCGATTCTGTCGAAGGACGAGCCCTCGCCTACGGCCTTCGCCACCTAGAAGACAACGGTGTGCCTGGACTAGAAGAAGTGTTTGACTCCTACGCCTTAACTGAGCGACCTCGCCTTGAACGATATCTTAACTTTTTGGCCACTGTGGGCGCAAATGCCCCGTTTATCGGACTATTGGGCACGGTGTTCGGGATTATGGACGCATTTCGTGAGCTGGCATCAAGCCAAGGCGATGCCACGCTAGTTATGGTAGGGATTTCGAAAGCTCTTGTAGCGACCGCTGTGGGTCTACTTGTGGCCATCCCAGCAGTGATTTCATATAACTATTTTCAACGTGAAGTGCGGGGCATTTTTCAAAACCTGGAAAGTGCAAAGTCACTTTGCTTGGCTTATGCAAAAACCCTGAAGGGAGCATAA
- the lpdA gene encoding dihydrolipoyl dehydrogenase, whose translation MSKTFDVCVIGSGPGGYVAAIRAAQEGLNTVVIEREALGGVCLNVGCIPSKAMITASHFMHRAQHDAKEMGFEIGGDIKLNMKKLVAWKQSVCDRMSGGVEQLLKGNKVEVVRGEASFKSSSELEVKSSSGTQSIKAKNYIVATGSRPIEIPGFAIDEKDVLSSTGALAMDSLPKEVVVIGGGYIGLEIGTYLAKLGTKVTVLEAGAQLLSGLVDKDCVQVIARRLKKNGVDVQLEARAKGYKKSGGRLEVVAEVKGKEQNLKADKILLMVGRKPNSDQMNLKGIGLAVDERGFAKVNPQCRTNIPHIFAIGDIAGQPMLAHKASHEGILVAEVIAGKNRVYDAKTVPAVIFTDPEIASAGWTEEECKAKGYTDLKVGKFPFAANGRAVSMMETDGFVKIIANAQNNVVLGVHIVGPEASNLISEAVLAIEMGATLEDLALSIHPHPTLGETMMEAAEATLGHAIHIIQKPLSARKSQGPSANA comes from the coding sequence GTGAGTAAAACTTTCGATGTGTGTGTGATTGGTTCAGGACCCGGCGGTTATGTGGCGGCGATTCGTGCAGCACAAGAGGGGCTAAACACGGTGGTCATTGAACGAGAGGCTTTGGGTGGGGTTTGTTTGAATGTGGGATGCATCCCCTCAAAGGCCATGATTACAGCTTCGCACTTTATGCATCGAGCCCAGCATGATGCCAAGGAGATGGGTTTTGAAATTGGCGGCGATATCAAGTTGAACATGAAAAAACTTGTAGCCTGGAAGCAATCAGTGTGTGACCGGATGTCCGGTGGCGTTGAGCAACTGTTGAAGGGCAACAAGGTTGAGGTGGTTAGAGGTGAAGCCTCATTTAAATCAAGCAGTGAACTAGAGGTTAAATCCAGTTCTGGCACTCAATCAATCAAAGCAAAAAACTATATTGTAGCTACGGGATCTCGCCCCATTGAAATCCCTGGCTTTGCCATCGATGAAAAAGATGTGCTCTCGTCTACAGGCGCGCTGGCGATGGATTCATTGCCAAAAGAGGTTGTCGTCATTGGTGGTGGCTACATAGGTCTTGAGATCGGCACATACTTGGCAAAACTCGGTACAAAAGTGACAGTGCTTGAAGCCGGTGCCCAGCTGTTAAGCGGATTGGTGGACAAAGACTGTGTGCAGGTGATTGCACGCCGGTTAAAGAAAAATGGGGTGGATGTGCAGCTTGAAGCCCGCGCCAAAGGATATAAAAAATCAGGTGGCCGATTAGAAGTTGTGGCTGAAGTTAAGGGTAAAGAGCAAAATCTAAAAGCCGACAAAATATTATTGATGGTGGGTCGAAAACCAAATTCAGATCAGATGAATTTAAAGGGCATAGGTTTGGCCGTTGATGAACGAGGCTTTGCAAAAGTAAATCCTCAATGCCGTACGAATATCCCTCATATTTTTGCTATTGGTGACATTGCCGGCCAGCCCATGTTGGCGCATAAAGCCAGTCACGAAGGGATTCTTGTGGCAGAAGTTATTGCTGGTAAGAACCGTGTGTATGACGCAAAAACAGTCCCGGCAGTGATATTTACTGATCCAGAAATTGCCTCAGCCGGCTGGACAGAAGAAGAGTGCAAAGCCAAGGGTTATACGGACTTAAAGGTTGGCAAGTTTCCGTTTGCGGCAAACGGGCGGGCTGTATCGATGATGGAGACCGATGGTTTTGTAAAAATCATCGCTAATGCTCAAAATAACGTGGTTTTAGGTGTGCATATTGTGGGTCCAGAAGCGAGCAATCTGATCAGCGAGGCTGTATTGGCTATTGAAATGGGCGCCACACTAGAAGATCTGGCACTTTCGATTCATCCTCATCCCACATTGGGTGAAACCATGATGGAAGCGGCTGAGGCCACCTTAGGGCACGCCATTCATATCATTCAAAAGCCGTTATCTGCACGAAAAAGCCAAGGGCCCAGTGCCAACGCTTAG